Proteins encoded together in one Venturia canescens isolate UGA chromosome 10, ASM1945775v1, whole genome shotgun sequence window:
- the LOC122417113 gene encoding peptidyl-prolyl cis-trans isomerase NIMA-interacting 1-like: MADEELPSGWEKRLSRSTGQHYYLNVYTKESQWEVPDKPADPSGNVKQDGPDEVRCRHLLVKHAGSRRPSSRREEKITRSKEEALDLVKSYREQIVSGKAKFSDLAAKYSDCSSAIRGGDLGPFTRGAMQKPFEEAAFALKVGDLSFPVITDSGIHIIQRTA; this comes from the exons ATGGCGGATGAAGAATTACCATCGGGGTGGGAAAAACGTCTAAGCAGATCTACCG GTCAACATTATTATTTAAACGTATATACAAAAGAAAGCCAATGGGAGGTACCAGACAAGCCAGCTGATCCATCCGGTAATGTCAAACAAGACGGTCCTGATGAAGTTCGGTGTCGTCATCTGCTTGTCAAACATGCTGGATCAAGACGACCTTCTTCTCGACGAGAAGAGAAAATCACACGATCTAAGGAAGAAGCACTCGACCTTGTTAAAT cTTACAGAGAACAAATAGTCTCAGGGAAAGCAAAATTTTCTGATTTGGCTGCAAAGTACAGCGATTGCAGTTCAGCGATAAGAGGTGGAGATCTTGGGCCGTTTACTCGCGGCGCCATGCAGAAGCCCTTCGAAGAGGCTGCGTTTGCATTGAAAGTTGGTGATCTATCGTTTCCAGTGATAACTGACAGCGGAATTCATATAATTCAGCGAACGGCTTGA
- the LOC122416996 gene encoding proton-coupled amino acid transporter-like protein CG1139, translating into MAHDNLGFTASTDAVDAKNPSGSSQKDRKVDRLPLTNMKNNVYSIDLGDEKRRAKELETEYDPYENRVVEHPTTNLDTLFHLLKGSLGTGILAMPQAFAHAGYVVGFVGTFVIGLLCTYCIRLLISAEYELCKRMRVPSLTYPATAEAAFNEGPRIFRGFAGTSVHVINAFLLIYQLGTCCVYTVFIAENLQSGLSLWVPVVDIKYYQLGILLPLILINWIRNLKLLAPLSTIANGVTLVSFGVILYYIFREAPSFENRAPVGHVEDFPLYFGTVLFALEAIGVIMPLENEMKTPKAFNAPFGVLNMGMGAIIFLYVGMGFFGYICYGDDVKGSVTLNLAPGEIPAKVVQLLLALSIYFTHALQCYVAVDIVWNDYLCSKVKKESRKMIYEYIVRTAIVVVTFCIAVAIPKLDLFISLFGALCLSALGLAFPAIIDCCAFWKVKNRNGKIFMVAKNGSLVAFGFLGLVVGTWTSLSKIIESFQ; encoded by the exons ATGGCGCACGACAATTTGGGATTCACGGCCAGTACG GACGCCGTTGACGCGAAAAACCCTTCGGGCTCGTCGCAGAAGGATCGCAAAGTGGACAG ATTGCCTCTGACGAACATGAAAAACAATGTGTACAGCATCGATTTGGGGGATGAAAAACGACGGGCCAAGGAGCTCGAAACCGAATACGATCCGTACGAGAACAGGGTGGTCGAGCATCCGACGAC GAATCTGGATACCTTGTTTCACCTCCTTAAAGGAAGTCTGGGCACCGGGATTCTCGCGATGCCCCAAGCCTTCGCGCACGCTGGATACGTCGTTGGCTTCGTTGGAACTTTCGTCATAGGATTATTGTGCACGTATTGCATCAGGCTACTTATCAGTGCGGAATACGAGTTGTGTAAAAGGATGAGAGTTCCTTCGTTGACTTATCCTGCAACCGCCGAAGCAGCCTTCAACGAGGGTCCAAGGATATTCAGAGGCTTCGCTGGAACTTCCGT ccaCGTCATCAATGCCTTCCTCCTCATTTACCAGCTGGGAACCTGCTGCGTTTACACTGTCTTCATAGCGGAGAACCTTCAGTCC GGATTGAGCCTCTGGGTCCCGGTCGTCGACATAAAATATTATCAGCTTGGAATTCTACTGCCGCTCATATTGATCAATTGGATTAGAAATCTAAAATTATTGGCTCCCCTGTCGACGATCGCGAACGGAGTGACTTTGGTCAGTTTCGGTGTTATACTTTATTACATTTTCCGGGAAGCACCTTCCTTCGAGAACCGTGCACCGGTTGGTCACGTCGAAGACTTCCCGCTCTACTTTGGAACCGTTTTGTTCGCCCTCGAGGCCATTGGTGTC ATCATGCCATTGGAGAACGAGATGAAAACGCCGAAGGCTTTCAACGCCCCGTTCGGAGTGTTGAACATGGGAATGGGCGCCATAATATTCCTGTACGTTGGCATGGGATTCTTCGGCTACATTTGCTACGGTGACGACGTCAAAGGAAGCGTCACTCTCAATCTGGCTCCAGGAGAAATTCCAGCGAAAGTCGTCCAGCTCCTCCTCGCCCTCTCGATCTACTTCACCCACGCCCTTCAATGTTACGTCGCCGTCGATATCGTTTGGAACGattatctctgctcaaaagtaaaaaaagagtcGCGCAAAATGATTTACGAGTACATCGTTCGAACCGCCATCGTCGTCGTGACTT tttgtattgctgtGGCGATACCCAAGTTGGATCTTTTCATATCGTTGTTCGGGGCGCTGTGTTTGTCGGCGTTGGGCCTCGCATTTCCGGCGATAATCGACTGCTGCGCATTCTGGAAGGTGAAGAATCGAAACGGCAAGATTTTCATGGTGGCCAAGAACGGATCGTTGGTGGCGTTTGGATTCTTGGGTTTGGTGGTCGGCACGTGGACCAGTTTGAGTAAAATCATTGAGAGCTTTCAATGA